The following proteins come from a genomic window of Actinomycetes bacterium:
- a CDS encoding ATP-binding protein translates to MHGAERAETGRELAAYAAELERSNRELRWFAAVAAHELHEPLRAVAGSAGQLGRRYRGRLDEDADELIGLVTDGVARMQALVDGLLSWARAGADPGTYAAVHAEEAVDRAIANLRTAIAESGATVDRGPLPVVRGDAGQLVRLFQNLVGNAVKFRSERPPLVRVSAERSHGWWCFAVTDNGIGLEPGLAARAFGLFQRLHGRDRYPGAGIGLAVCARIVEAHGGGIWLESTPGSGTTCFFTLPPCQGQQG, encoded by the coding sequence ATGCACGGAGCGGAGCGGGCGGAGACCGGGCGGGAGCTGGCGGCATACGCGGCCGAGCTCGAACGCAGCAACCGGGAGCTGCGGTGGTTCGCCGCCGTCGCCGCCCACGAGCTGCACGAGCCGCTGCGCGCGGTGGCCGGCTCCGCCGGGCAGCTCGGCCGCAGGTACCGGGGGCGGCTGGACGAGGACGCCGACGAGCTGATCGGCTTGGTCACCGACGGTGTGGCCCGCATGCAGGCGCTCGTGGACGGCCTGCTCAGCTGGGCCCGGGCGGGCGCGGACCCCGGGACGTACGCGGCCGTCCACGCCGAGGAGGCCGTCGACCGGGCCATCGCCAACCTGCGCACGGCCATCGCCGAGAGCGGCGCCACCGTCGACCGCGGCCCCCTGCCGGTCGTGCGCGGGGACGCTGGCCAGCTTGTGCGGCTGTTCCAGAACCTCGTCGGCAACGCCGTGAAGTTCCGCTCCGAGCGCCCGCCGCTGGTGCGTGTCTCGGCCGAGCGCTCGCACGGGTGGTGGTGCTTTGCCGTGACCGACAACGGCATCGGCCTGGAGCCGGGACTCGCCGCGCGGGCGTTCGGCCTGTTCCAGCGCTTGCACGGCCGCGACCGGTACCCGGGTGCGGGGATCGGGCTGGCCGTCTGCGCCCGGATCGTCGAGGCGCACGGCGGCGGCATCTGGCTCGAGTCCACACCTGGCTCGGGCACGACCTGCTTCTTCACTCTCCCCCCCTGCCAGGGACAGCAAGGATGA
- a CDS encoding PIN domain-containing protein → MIIVDSGPLVSALNRAEGRRHRFAVELLRASAPHVIVPWPVYTEVDLLLRSRGHAKAATAFGAALLDGVHALEQPSGEELAHAITILERYADLGLDLPDAVTIAMAARRRAWAWTWDYRHFRVVMVEHGQGLPLLVAEDELPPVE, encoded by the coding sequence CTGATCATCGTCGACTCCGGACCGCTGGTCTCGGCGCTCAACCGAGCCGAAGGGCGGCGGCACCGCTTCGCGGTCGAGCTGCTGCGAGCGTCCGCGCCGCACGTCATCGTCCCTTGGCCGGTCTACACCGAGGTGGATCTCCTGCTCCGCTCCCGGGGGCACGCCAAGGCGGCCACGGCGTTCGGGGCCGCGCTCCTCGACGGGGTCCACGCGCTCGAACAACCGAGCGGCGAGGAGCTCGCCCACGCCATCACGATCCTCGAGCGCTACGCGGACCTTGGGCTGGACCTTCCTGACGCGGTCACGATCGCCATGGCGGCACGCCGGCGGGCGTGGGCGTGGACGTGGGACTACCGCCATTTCCGGGTCGTCATGGTCGAGCACGGGCAGGGCCTCCCGCTCCTGGTCGCCGAGGACGAGCTGCCGCCAGTCGAGTAG
- a CDS encoding diguanylate cyclase: MDTPATRLLLVTPDTGVADRVRAALAGVPGRPVDAVSAGRLDEALGILAAAELDVAMVDLWLVDADGGRLAAFRAIQEHVPDLPVIVLHPPGEEAAGLQAVIEGAADHLSTGSLDPELVDRAIRYAIERQQLLGDLRRLALVDDTTRIANRRGFVAMSEGLASLAQRTGLTVTVLYLDVDGLGEINEAFGRPEGDRALQAVAKLLRGTFRASDVIARLGGDKFGVLLLHDGSGDGPAVRRLGQTLATVSTPGRRYELSLSLGVAHCTPGRPTPVEELIEQAAEALRTGRARRSHGQGPGLSPWAYRIRSDPP; this comes from the coding sequence ATGGACACCCCAGCCACCCGCCTCCTGCTCGTCACACCCGACACCGGGGTCGCCGACCGGGTCCGGGCCGCCCTGGCCGGCGTCCCGGGTCGCCCTGTGGACGCCGTCTCGGCCGGACGGCTCGACGAGGCGCTCGGGATCCTGGCCGCCGCCGAACTCGACGTCGCCATGGTCGACCTCTGGCTGGTGGACGCGGACGGCGGCCGGCTGGCCGCGTTCCGGGCCATCCAGGAGCACGTCCCCGACCTGCCCGTGATCGTGCTGCACCCGCCGGGCGAGGAGGCCGCCGGGCTGCAGGCGGTGATCGAGGGCGCAGCCGACCACCTGTCGACTGGCTCCCTCGACCCGGAGCTGGTGGACCGGGCGATCCGCTATGCGATCGAGCGGCAGCAGCTCCTCGGCGACCTGCGCCGGCTCGCACTGGTCGACGACACGACCCGGATCGCGAACCGGCGCGGGTTCGTGGCCATGAGCGAGGGACTGGCCAGCCTGGCCCAGCGCACCGGCCTCACCGTGACCGTCCTGTACCTCGACGTCGACGGTCTGGGCGAGATCAACGAGGCGTTCGGCCGGCCCGAGGGCGACCGGGCCCTGCAGGCCGTGGCCAAGCTGCTGCGCGGCACGTTCCGCGCCTCCGACGTGATCGCCAGGCTCGGCGGGGACAAGTTCGGTGTGCTCCTGCTCCACGACGGCAGCGGGGACGGGCCAGCCGTCCGCCGGCTTGGGCAGACGCTGGCCACGGTCAGCACCCCCGGCCGGCGCTACGAGCTGTCGCTCAGCCTCGGCGTGGCCCACTGCACCCCGGGCCGGCCCACGCCGGTCGAGGAGCTGATCGAGCAGGCCGCCGAGGCGCTGCGCACAGGGCGGGCGAGGCGCTCGCACGGGCAGGGCCCGGGGCTCAGCCCATGGGCGTATCGAATTCGTTCAGATCCCCCGTAG
- the mutM gene encoding bifunctional DNA-formamidopyrimidine glycosylase/DNA-(apurinic or apyrimidinic site) lyase, which produces MPELPEVEAVRRQLEPELRGRRVLRVWADAQRRFHAVERLTDRRVEAVGRRGKFILCPLDAGLELVLHLGMTGSLHFGVPDGYARARLSLDDGRELVFRDVRRFGCVAVVEAGGYGPLPTLARLGPEPFSDDFDPDRFARELAATRSPVKPHLLSQRPVAGVGNIYADEALWLARIHPASRRVGRQRAHALHAAIREVLAAALVREGTTLRDYRMPNGESGRNADFLTAYGQAGRPCPRCGTALAKMVLGGRGTTFCPACQRR; this is translated from the coding sequence GGCGGGTGCTGCGGGTCTGGGCCGACGCTCAGCGCCGCTTCCACGCCGTGGAGCGGCTCACCGACCGCCGGGTCGAGGCGGTCGGCCGGCGGGGCAAGTTCATCCTCTGCCCCCTGGACGCCGGGCTCGAGCTGGTCCTGCACCTCGGCATGACCGGGTCGCTGCACTTCGGCGTGCCCGACGGGTACGCGCGGGCTCGGCTCTCCCTGGACGACGGCCGTGAGCTGGTCTTCCGCGACGTGCGCCGGTTCGGCTGCGTCGCCGTGGTCGAGGCGGGCGGCTACGGGCCGCTGCCGACGCTGGCCCGCCTCGGCCCGGAGCCGTTCTCGGACGACTTCGACCCGGACCGGTTCGCCCGCGAGCTGGCCGCGACCCGCTCGCCCGTCAAGCCCCACCTGCTCTCCCAGCGCCCCGTGGCCGGGGTCGGCAACATCTACGCCGACGAGGCGCTCTGGCTCGCCCGGATCCATCCGGCCTCCCGCCGGGTCGGGCGGCAGCGCGCCCACGCCTTGCACGCCGCGATTCGCGAGGTGCTCGCCGCGGCCCTCGTCCGGGAGGGCACCACCTTACGCGACTACCGGATGCCGAACGGCGAGAGCGGCCGCAATGCCGACTTCCTGACCGCCTACGGCCAGGCCGGCCGGCCCTGCCCTCGCTGCGGCACCGCCCTGGCCAAGATGGTCCTCGGCGGTCGCGGCACGACCTTCTGCCCCGCCTGCCAGCGCCGCTGA
- a CDS encoding SPFH domain-containing protein has translation MDSVWYLAGGALLALVVLFVLFKAMWRVAEPNEALVISGLREHAEPEGVGESLGFKIVTGKGTFVIPGVQQVRRLSLDLREAELAIECVTHQGIPVGVQGVVIFKVGDDYASIANSARRFLDQQNQMDARVHNVFAGHLRAIVGNMTVEEMIRDREKLTSLTRASSGTEMEKLGLIVDSLQIQEIVDPTGYIKNLALPHAAAVSREARIAQAAADREATQAEQAADALKAAARRDSQIKQAGYQAEVDRASAEARQAGPLSEATARQHVVVQETKVAELEANREEQRLQASVRKPADAKAYQQVTLAKAERDARVAGAEARRQEVELDAHANAQRVKLEAEAGAQRVRAEAAARSESTRLIGEAEAAATQAKGMAEGEAVRAHGVAEAEAIKARADALAENQDAVIGQQLAEQWPAIVEAAAKPFAAVDQMIVLNGAQGLSEALAAALSQGAAGLQLARNLLAGQGNASQNGRAAKPDDGQPAAAIEPQAGRSTGEGAHRG, from the coding sequence ATGGACTCCGTCTGGTATCTGGCCGGTGGGGCGCTGCTCGCCCTCGTCGTCCTCTTCGTCTTGTTCAAGGCCATGTGGCGGGTGGCCGAGCCGAACGAGGCGCTTGTCATCTCCGGCCTGCGCGAGCACGCCGAGCCCGAAGGCGTCGGGGAGAGCCTGGGCTTCAAGATCGTGACCGGCAAGGGCACCTTCGTGATCCCCGGCGTCCAGCAGGTGCGCCGCCTCTCCCTGGACCTGCGCGAGGCAGAGCTCGCGATCGAATGCGTGACCCACCAGGGCATCCCCGTCGGGGTCCAGGGCGTCGTCATCTTCAAGGTGGGCGACGACTACGCCTCCATCGCCAACTCCGCCCGCCGCTTTCTGGACCAGCAGAATCAGATGGACGCCCGCGTGCACAACGTGTTCGCCGGCCACCTGCGCGCCATCGTCGGCAACATGACCGTCGAGGAGATGATCCGCGACCGCGAGAAGCTGACCTCCCTCACCCGCGCCTCTTCGGGCACGGAGATGGAGAAGCTCGGACTGATCGTGGACTCCCTGCAGATTCAGGAGATCGTGGATCCCACGGGCTACATCAAGAACCTGGCCCTGCCCCACGCCGCCGCGGTCTCCCGCGAGGCCCGCATCGCCCAGGCCGCCGCCGACCGCGAGGCGACCCAGGCCGAGCAGGCCGCGGACGCGCTCAAGGCGGCCGCCCGGCGCGACAGCCAGATCAAGCAGGCCGGCTATCAGGCCGAGGTCGACCGGGCCTCAGCCGAGGCCAGGCAGGCCGGGCCGCTGTCGGAGGCCACGGCCAGGCAGCACGTGGTCGTGCAGGAGACCAAGGTCGCCGAGCTGGAGGCCAACCGCGAGGAGCAGCGCCTGCAGGCGTCGGTGCGCAAGCCGGCCGACGCCAAGGCCTACCAGCAGGTGACCCTGGCCAAGGCCGAGCGGGACGCCCGCGTGGCGGGCGCCGAGGCCCGCCGCCAGGAGGTCGAGCTGGACGCCCATGCCAACGCGCAGCGGGTCAAGCTCGAGGCGGAGGCGGGCGCCCAGCGGGTGCGGGCTGAGGCGGCCGCCCGCTCGGAGTCGACCCGGCTCATCGGCGAGGCCGAGGCAGCCGCCACCCAGGCCAAGGGCATGGCCGAGGGCGAGGCGGTCCGCGCCCACGGTGTGGCCGAGGCCGAGGCGATCAAGGCCCGGGCCGACGCCCTGGCCGAGAACCAGGACGCGGTCATCGGCCAGCAGCTCGCCGAGCAGTGGCCGGCCATCGTCGAGGCAGCGGCCAAGCCGTTCGCCGCGGTGGACCAGATGATCGTGCTGAACGGCGCCCAGGGGCTGTCCGAGGCGCTCGCGGCCGCGCTCAGCCAGGGCGCGGCCGGGCTGCAGCTGGCCCGGAACCTGCTCGCGGGCCAGGGCAACGCGAGCCAGAACGGCAGGGCGGCCAAGCCCGACGACGGCCAGCCCGCCGCGGCCATCGAGCCGCAGGCCGGCCGGTCCACCGGGGAGGGCGCGCACCGCGGCTGA
- a CDS encoding Na+/H+ antiporter, giving the protein MEPVELLLGLLAAIAVVVALAPWTRVPHPILLVVIGIGIGLVPGLPRVELDPDLTLLVFLPPLLYWAALHIPVREVRANLRPISLLAVGLVLVTMGSVAVLAHAAFRLPWAVAFTLGAIVAPPDPVAAVAIAERLGLPQRIVTILEGEGLLNDATALVAYKLAVAAAVSGTFSLAEAGGRLLLAGVGGTLLGVAAGWGGHHVLRRVREPPVENMVNLLIPFAAYLAAERIGASGVLSVLACGLWMSQHSRDAITSAGRVQRQQVWDMLVFILEGLSFILIGLQLREVVAGLGGRSVTGLLADALLLNLVVVAVRPFWVFPAAWLPRRLSTRLRERDPWPGWRATAVLAWAGMRGVVSLALALAIPRQVAGGAPFPERELVVFLAFSVIVVTLVGQGLTLPALIARLGVAEPSERRAREETDAMARVAEAALVRLDQLEAETSDVPPELVDRLRHRYRTRAEVLARHSDDDRADGVAAYRRLARELLRAQHEELRRLQREEGVSPSVVGKVRHDLDAEESRLDRLDGSS; this is encoded by the coding sequence ATGGAACCGGTCGAGCTGCTGCTGGGGCTCCTGGCCGCCATCGCGGTGGTGGTCGCGCTGGCCCCGTGGACGCGCGTGCCCCACCCGATCCTGCTCGTGGTCATCGGGATCGGGATCGGGCTCGTGCCGGGTCTCCCGCGGGTCGAGCTCGACCCCGACCTGACCCTGCTGGTGTTCCTGCCGCCGCTGCTGTACTGGGCCGCGCTGCACATCCCGGTGCGCGAGGTGCGGGCCAACCTGCGCCCGATCTCGCTCCTGGCCGTCGGGCTCGTGCTGGTCACCATGGGCAGCGTGGCCGTGCTCGCCCATGCCGCGTTCAGGCTGCCGTGGGCGGTCGCGTTCACCCTCGGGGCCATCGTGGCCCCGCCCGACCCGGTCGCCGCCGTGGCCATCGCCGAGCGGCTCGGCCTGCCGCAGCGGATCGTCACCATCCTGGAGGGCGAAGGGCTGCTCAACGACGCCACCGCCCTGGTCGCCTACAAGCTGGCGGTCGCGGCCGCCGTCTCCGGCACGTTCTCGCTGGCCGAGGCGGGGGGCCGGCTCCTGCTGGCCGGGGTCGGCGGGACGCTCCTGGGGGTCGCGGCGGGCTGGGGCGGCCACCACGTCCTGCGCCGGGTCCGGGAGCCTCCGGTCGAGAACATGGTGAACCTGCTCATCCCGTTCGCCGCCTACCTGGCCGCCGAGCGCATCGGGGCGTCGGGCGTGCTCTCGGTGCTCGCCTGCGGCCTGTGGATGTCCCAGCACAGCCGGGACGCCATCACCTCGGCCGGCCGGGTCCAGCGCCAGCAGGTCTGGGACATGCTCGTGTTCATCCTCGAGGGGCTGTCGTTCATCCTGATCGGGCTCCAGCTCCGGGAGGTGGTGGCCGGCCTTGGTGGCCGCTCGGTCACCGGCCTGCTCGCCGACGCGCTGCTGCTGAACCTGGTGGTCGTGGCGGTCCGGCCGTTCTGGGTGTTCCCGGCCGCCTGGCTGCCCCGCCGGCTCTCGACCCGGCTGCGCGAGCGCGACCCCTGGCCGGGCTGGCGGGCGACCGCGGTGCTGGCCTGGGCCGGGATGCGCGGGGTGGTGTCGCTCGCGCTCGCGCTGGCCATTCCCAGGCAGGTGGCAGGCGGCGCGCCCTTCCCAGAGCGCGAGCTGGTCGTGTTCCTCGCCTTCTCGGTCATCGTGGTGACCCTGGTCGGCCAAGGCCTGACCCTGCCCGCGCTGATCGCCCGGCTCGGGGTGGCCGAGCCCAGCGAGCGCCGGGCCCGCGAGGAGACCGACGCGATGGCCCGCGTGGCCGAGGCGGCCCTGGTGCGGCTCGACCAGCTCGAGGCCGAGACCAGCGACGTCCCGCCCGAGCTGGTCGACCGGCTGCGCCACCGGTACCGGACCAGGGCCGAGGTCCTGGCCAGGCACTCCGACGACGACCGGGCCGACGGGGTGGCCGCCTACCGGCGCCTGGCCCGCGAGCTGCTCCGGGCCCAGCACGAGGAGCTGCGCCGCCTGCAGCGGGAGGAGGGCGTGAGCCCGTCCGTGGTCGGGAAGGTCCGCCACGACCTGGACGCCGAGGAGAGCCGCCTGGACCGTCTCGACGGCTCGAGCTGA
- a CDS encoding TIGR01777 family oxidoreductase, with protein MHVAVTGSTGMIGSALVRLLVAEGHAVTRLTRSEPRSPSGPVREARWDPAGGTIDAGALVAADAVVHLAGKGIASGRWTEAAKREIRESRVRGTGLLARTMAGLDDGPRVLVSASGIHYYGDRDDEVLTERSRPGGGFLAEVCQAWEDAADPARAAGLRVVHVRTGITQTREGGSLPKQLPLFRLGLGGRFGSGRQWWSWVSLDDVLGIYRHALVTDGLEGTVNATAPNPVTNAEFTATLARVLGRPALAPVPRLGPRLVLGEMAEELLFYSIRVQPEATLASGYTFRWPELEPALRHLLNRPAAA; from the coding sequence ATGCACGTGGCAGTCACCGGATCGACCGGGATGATCGGGTCCGCCCTGGTCCGGCTCCTCGTCGCCGAGGGCCATGCCGTCACCCGGCTCACCCGATCGGAGCCGCGGAGCCCCTCCGGGCCGGTGCGGGAGGCCAGGTGGGACCCTGCCGGCGGCACCATCGACGCCGGGGCGCTGGTCGCCGCCGACGCCGTGGTGCACCTGGCCGGCAAGGGCATCGCGTCCGGCCGCTGGACCGAGGCGGCCAAGCGCGAGATCCGCGAGAGCCGCGTCCGGGGCACCGGCCTGCTCGCCAGGACCATGGCCGGCCTGGACGACGGCCCCCGCGTGCTCGTCTCCGCCTCCGGGATCCACTACTACGGCGACCGGGACGACGAGGTGCTGACTGAGCGGAGCCGGCCGGGCGGCGGCTTCCTGGCCGAGGTCTGCCAGGCGTGGGAGGACGCCGCCGACCCGGCTCGCGCGGCCGGCCTGCGGGTGGTGCACGTCCGCACCGGGATCACCCAGACCCGGGAGGGCGGGTCGCTGCCCAAGCAGCTCCCGCTGTTCAGGCTCGGGCTGGGCGGGAGGTTCGGGTCAGGGCGGCAGTGGTGGAGCTGGGTCTCCCTGGACGACGTGCTCGGCATCTACCGTCACGCGCTCGTCACCGACGGTCTGGAGGGTACGGTCAACGCGACCGCGCCCAACCCGGTGACCAACGCGGAGTTCACCGCCACCCTGGCCCGGGTGCTCGGGCGTCCGGCCCTGGCCCCGGTCCCCAGGCTCGGCCCCAGGCTCGTGCTCGGAGAGATGGCCGAGGAGCTGCTGTTCTACAGCATCCGGGTGCAGCCCGAGGCCACCCTGGCCAGCGGGTACACGTTCCGCTGGCCAGAGCTGGAGCCGGCCCTGCGCCACCTGCTGAACCGCCCGGCGGCCGCCTGA
- a CDS encoding response regulator yields MSWVLPGARPETATGTVAGDAAWTPARWGEPFRVLVVEDSPSDARLVQEMLETAWPVELDAPLEIVHVERLADAYPYLSAGVACVLLDLWLPDAAGLESMLQVRVAAPAVPVIVLSGLDDEGLAVEAVHRGAQDYLMKGQVDGALVSRSIRYAVERKRIEAELEAREELSRAVLDSLPAAVAVLDGQGTIVSVNQAWAMRAAQHGGDVLWSGVGMSYPEACARAMGPAGTDAVRAMAGIRAVLDGAERALSMEYAVATPGGEARRAALHVWPLALGQGGAVVSHVELGGPDPPEAGGPGAPGWLRPR; encoded by the coding sequence ATGTCCTGGGTCCTGCCCGGAGCGCGCCCGGAGACGGCCACCGGTACCGTGGCCGGCGACGCCGCCTGGACCCCGGCGCGCTGGGGCGAGCCGTTCCGGGTGCTGGTGGTCGAGGACAGCCCGTCCGACGCCCGCCTGGTCCAGGAGATGCTGGAGACCGCCTGGCCGGTCGAGCTGGATGCCCCGCTCGAGATCGTGCACGTCGAGCGGCTCGCCGACGCCTACCCGTACCTGTCCGCCGGGGTCGCCTGCGTCCTGCTCGACCTGTGGCTGCCGGACGCGGCCGGGCTCGAGTCGATGCTCCAGGTCCGGGTGGCCGCCCCGGCGGTGCCGGTGATCGTGCTCTCCGGCCTGGACGACGAGGGGCTGGCTGTGGAGGCCGTGCACCGGGGCGCCCAAGACTACCTGATGAAGGGGCAGGTCGACGGCGCCCTGGTCAGCCGGTCGATCCGCTATGCGGTGGAGCGCAAGCGGATCGAGGCCGAGCTGGAGGCGCGCGAGGAGCTGAGCCGGGCCGTGCTCGACTCCCTGCCCGCCGCCGTGGCCGTGCTCGACGGCCAGGGCACGATCGTGAGCGTCAACCAGGCCTGGGCCATGCGAGCCGCCCAGCACGGCGGCGACGTGCTCTGGTCGGGGGTGGGCATGAGCTACCCGGAGGCGTGCGCGCGGGCGATGGGCCCGGCCGGGACCGACGCGGTCCGGGCCATGGCCGGCATCCGGGCCGTGCTCGACGGCGCCGAGCGGGCCTTGTCCATGGAGTACGCCGTTGCCACGCCCGGCGGGGAGGCCCGCCGCGCCGCGCTGCACGTCTGGCCGCTCGCCCTCGGCCAGGGCGGCGCGGTCGTCAGCCACGTCGAGCTCGGCGGCCCGGACCCGCCCGAGGCCGGCGGGCCGGGAGCGCCGGGCTGGCTCCGCCCCCGCTGA
- a CDS encoding Lrp/AsnC ligand binding domain-containing protein encodes MLTAYILIQTEVGKAAQVARSVASIQGVLSAEDVTGPYDVVARVEAPNVDDLGKLVVAKVQAVDGITRTLTCSVVHL; translated from the coding sequence GTGCTGACGGCGTACATCCTCATCCAGACCGAGGTCGGCAAGGCGGCCCAGGTCGCCAGGTCGGTCGCAAGCATCCAGGGCGTCCTGAGCGCCGAGGACGTCACGGGGCCCTACGACGTGGTCGCCCGCGTGGAGGCGCCCAACGTGGACGACCTCGGCAAGCTCGTGGTCGCCAAGGTGCAGGCGGTCGACGGCATCACCCGGACGCTGACCTGCTCGGTGGTGCACCTGTAG